In Lysinibacillus sp. 2017, the DNA window ACCAACCTTCTTAGTAATAGTATAACATTTTCTTTCATTTGGTCGATAACAAGTGCTTCTAATTTAAAGATGTATTTTATATATATGTTTGTGACAACTTTGTTAAAGATGTATTTTAGATATTGCTTTAGGATATTATTAGCAGTATATTGATTTCGAACAGAACATTCAGTTCACCAATTTGAGAGGACGTGTTCCCCATGTTAACAAAACAGACAATTGACACAATCAAAGCAACCGTACCAGTATTAGAAGTTCATGGTTTAACAATTACAAAAACTTTTTACTGTAACCTTTTTAAAGAAAATCCACAATTACTAAATATTTTTAACCATACAAACCAAAAGAAAGATCGCCAACAAACAGCATTAGCAAACACAGTTTACGCAGCAGCGGTACATATTGAAAATTTAGAAGCAATCGTACCAGCAGTTGTACAAATTGCTCACAAACATGTAAGTTTAGGTATTTTACCTGAGCATTACCCAATCGTTGGTAAATACTTATTAGCAGCAATTAAAGAGGTATTAGGAGATGCGGCAACAGATGAAATTATCGATGCATGGGCACAAGCTTATGGCGTAATCGCTGATATCTTCATTTCTGTTGAAGAAGACCTATACAAAGCGGCTGAAAACAATGGTGGCTGGCGCTTATTTAAAGACTTTACAATCGCAAAAATCGAACAAGAAAGCGATGTTGTAAAATCATTCTACTTACAACCGGCAGATGGCGCAAAATTACCAGCATACTCAGCAGGTCAATACATTTCAATCCGTACACAAGTACCTGGTCAAGAATTTTTAATGAACCGTCAATATACAGTAACTGAAGGCACAGATGAGTACTTCCGTATTTCAGTTAAACGCGAAGATGATGTAACGCCTAACGGGATTGTATCGAACTTCTTACACAATTCCGAAGTAGGAACAAACGTACAAATTAGTGCTCCAGCTGGTGTATTCACATTAGTGCAAAACGATAGTCCCGTGTTATTTATCAGTGGTGGTGTTGGTGTGACACCTTTACAAGGTATGTTAAAAACAATGAAAAATCGTCAAGCATCATTCATTCAATGTGCACGTAACGAACGTGTAGCAGCATTCAAAGAAACTATTGAAGAAAAAGTAGCCGCATTAGGTGGCAAATATAAAGCGGTATATAGCGAAACAGAAGGCTATGTAACAAAAGCACAAATCGAGGAAATGCTTGTACCGGGTGCAGAAGTTTATATATGTGGTCCAACTACATTCATGGAATCTGTGATCCAAAACTTAGTTGAAATTGGTGTATCTTCTGAAAAAATTCACTATGAATTTTTCGGCGCAGCAATGGCTTTACAAATTAGAACAAAAGCTTAAATATAAAAGTGTTCAAATGCGGCTTAGTCCCTTGACCTTTAACCAATAAGTAAAATTAAGAACAAAAGCGCTAAAGCGTCTGAATGAAATAATTCAGACGCTTTTTAGCTATTTCATCTGTTTATAATAGTAAACTCCATCGCGGTCTTCAACTTCAACTAAGCCTTCATCTGTTAAATAATCTAGCTGGCCTAATGTTTCAGACAATGTCAGGCCTAGCTGTTGTTGATAAATACGTTCAAATAGTTGCGTTGTCACTTCGAAATTTGTTTTTGGTTGTGTTAACATATTCAACACTTTTTCAGCACGTTGCTTTTGTCGTACTAAGCGTTCTCCTACTAGATTAGACACGTTCATAACCTCTTCGCCGTGACCCGTGTAAATCTTTGCGACATCTAAATCACGCAATTTTTTTAAAGACGCATTATATTGCACTAACGATTTTGGGCGAACCATAGATCCATCAACTGGCGATTCTACTAACGGATTAGATGAAGAACGTGCTAATAATAAATCCCCACCAATACTTTCCCTCGTCCCTTCTTCAATAAAAATTAAATGGCTTTGTGCATGCCCTGGCGTATAGTATGTAATAATTCCCTTATGTCCAGGCACTTCATCGCCTTCTTTTAAAAATGACGTTAAAGGAATTGTACCAAATAATTCAATTTCGCCTTTCACTTTTAAAATACGTTCAATATATTTTTCTGGCACACCTTGCTCAATAAGTTGATTCATAAAAAATGTATCATTATATTGTAAAAATTCTGGTGTTTTGCGCATCCATTGATCCACATACGCATGTCCTAAAATAGTTGCTTTGGGGAAGGCATCCACCCAACCGGCATGATCTGGATGATGGTGTGTTAGAACAACTTGATCTACATCCTCTAAATCGTACCCTGCTGCATGAATTCCCCATTTAATTGCATCGTATGCTTCTTGTGTTTTTGGTCCTGCGTCAAATAATGTCAATGCATCGCCCTTTACTAAAAAAGCATTCACATCTCCCACTGCATATGGTGTAGGTATAATTATTTTATGAATATCCATTATTGCATCCCCTTTATTTATCTCTATAATGAATGAATATTCATTTATTTTACTCCTTTTTTCTACATTCGTCACGTTAAAGGTTGACAGTTTTCCAACACGCAACTATAATTTTGATAATTCTAAATTTACAGGCAATGATGAAGATAAGTAAATTATTTCAAGGCTTTAGAGAGTGCTGTAGTTGCTGAAATCGGCATAACCCACTGAAATAATTGAACCTCCTTTTGAGCCGTTATGCCAACATAACCGTACCCTTTGCGATAAAAAGGTAAATAGAGTGGCACACATTTACGTGTGAACAAAGGTGGTACCGCGGAAAACATTGCGTTTTCGTCCTTACGAATTGTGAGGATGGGAGCGCTTTTTATTTTGAAATCGATTAAACACGGAGGAATGAATTATGCAAAAAATTATTTTTATAGGTGCCGGCTCTATGGCAGAAGCCCTTATTCACGGTTGGGTTGAAAACGAAGTAGTCAATCCGAAATCAGTCTTTGTATCAAATCGTTCCAATAAAGAACGATTACTTCAATTAACAACAAATTACGGCATACAATCATTGCAAAATCTTGACCAACTTAACGATGCTGACTTAATTATTTTAGCAATGAAACCAAAAGACTCAATTGAAGCCATGAAAGCCATTTCCCCTTATTTAGGTGTAAATACTGCTGTACTCTCAATTGTAGCTGGCGTTAGCATTGAAACGATTGAACAAAATTTAGGTAAACGTGCAGTTGCCCGCGTGATGCCCAATACATCTGCCACTATTGGTATGGCTGCTTCAGGTATCGCATTTAACGAGCGCGTTTCTAAGGTTCAACGAGCGCTGTATATTCAAATGTTAGAAGCGGTTGGCATTGTAATTGAAGTGGAAGAAGACAAACTTCATGCGGTCACCGCACTTTCTGGTAGCGGACCAGCTTATTTATATTATTTAATGGAGGCATTTGAACAAGTTGGTACTGAATTTGGCTTGTCTAAAGAAATTGTCCGTCAACTTATGGTTCAAACGATTGCGGGATCTGCACAAATGTTAAAAACGGTCAATGAAGAACCTGAAGTATTACGCAAAAAGGTAACAAGTCCAGGTGGAACGACTGAAGCGGGTATCCGAGAATTAGAGGCGATGGAATTTATTGATGCCATCGCAAAATGTATACGAAGTGCGGAAAACAGATCCAGAGAATTAGCCCGTGGGGAATAAGTAAAACTTCAATCCTTTTAATACGGGAAAAAAAAGTCATGTGATCA includes these proteins:
- the hmpA gene encoding NO-inducible flavohemoprotein, with the protein product MLTKQTIDTIKATVPVLEVHGLTITKTFYCNLFKENPQLLNIFNHTNQKKDRQQTALANTVYAAAVHIENLEAIVPAVVQIAHKHVSLGILPEHYPIVGKYLLAAIKEVLGDAATDEIIDAWAQAYGVIADIFISVEEDLYKAAENNGGWRLFKDFTIAKIEQESDVVKSFYLQPADGAKLPAYSAGQYISIRTQVPGQEFLMNRQYTVTEGTDEYFRISVKREDDVTPNGIVSNFLHNSEVGTNVQISAPAGVFTLVQNDSPVLFISGGVGVTPLQGMLKTMKNRQASFIQCARNERVAAFKETIEEKVAALGGKYKAVYSETEGYVTKAQIEEMLVPGAEVYICGPTTFMESVIQNLVEIGVSSEKIHYEFFGAAMALQIRTKA
- a CDS encoding MBL fold metallo-hydrolase encodes the protein MDIHKIIIPTPYAVGDVNAFLVKGDALTLFDAGPKTQEAYDAIKWGIHAAGYDLEDVDQVVLTHHHPDHAGWVDAFPKATILGHAYVDQWMRKTPEFLQYNDTFFMNQLIEQGVPEKYIERILKVKGEIELFGTIPLTSFLKEGDEVPGHKGIITYYTPGHAQSHLIFIEEGTRESIGGDLLLARSSSNPLVESPVDGSMVRPKSLVQYNASLKKLRDLDVAKIYTGHGEEVMNVSNLVGERLVRQKQRAEKVLNMLTQPKTNFEVTTQLFERIYQQQLGLTLSETLGQLDYLTDEGLVEVEDRDGVYYYKQMK
- the proC gene encoding pyrroline-5-carboxylate reductase — its product is MQKIIFIGAGSMAEALIHGWVENEVVNPKSVFVSNRSNKERLLQLTTNYGIQSLQNLDQLNDADLIILAMKPKDSIEAMKAISPYLGVNTAVLSIVAGVSIETIEQNLGKRAVARVMPNTSATIGMAASGIAFNERVSKVQRALYIQMLEAVGIVIEVEEDKLHAVTALSGSGPAYLYYLMEAFEQVGTEFGLSKEIVRQLMVQTIAGSAQMLKTVNEEPEVLRKKVTSPGGTTEAGIRELEAMEFIDAIAKCIRSAENRSRELARGE